In a genomic window of Amblyomma americanum isolate KBUSLIRL-KWMA chromosome 4, ASM5285725v1, whole genome shotgun sequence:
- the LOC144128567 gene encoding uncharacterized protein LOC144128567, producing MAKNRMVTKHCPKCEQQVPVACKSCPCGHEFFASRRSRGGASEQRPPRRRTERVRKERQSYLTALVLEQRAAARAKRARRNSRRGRPPRSPPAHHDSASDEARKLNRPRCGPAKPAKPVVEPEMPDEEEEDMFAGCTKERLELYATILADINRKLCSQLFQQQL from the exons GTTCCCGTGGCTTGCAAGAGCTGCCCGTGCGGCCACGAGTTCTTCGCCAGCCGGCGGTCGCGGGGAGGCGCCTCCGAGCAGAGGCCCCCGCGGCGGCGCACGGAGCGCGTGCGCAAGGAGCGCCAGAGCTACCTAACGGCGCTGGTGCTCGAGCAGCGCGCCGCGGCCAGGGCCAAGCGGGCGCGTCGAAACAGCCGTCGGGGACGGCCGCCCCGGTCACCCCCCGCGCACCACGACTCGGCCAGCGACGAGGCCCGCAAGCTTAACCGGCCGCGATGCGGGCCTGCCAAGCCGGCCAAGCCCGTCGTCG AGCCAGAAATGCcagacgaggaggaagaggaCATGTTTGCTGGCTGCACCAAGGAGCGGCTGGAACTGTATGCCACCATCCTGGCCGACATCAACCGCAAGCTCTGCTCCCAGCTATTTCAGCAGCAGCTCTGA